A genome region from Chengkuizengella sp. SCS-71B includes the following:
- a CDS encoding GerAB/ArcD/ProY family transporter — MKEKLHPFQITILIYMIQSGITLFSLPRIAAGAFGTNGWIGVAIMSIFPMINIMFIAMVFHFGKGRSIFEIFEDLIPKFLLRPFFLCLALLWCVLGILIGKDFGLLFRMLYFPELSPTVYVLFMLIFVYLLVSKGLYQIGKTTIIFFFMTIWTVFLMALYVEEFKLTRLTPFIFKGEKEILAQGMELLTAYLGYEIIILIFPYILRSRSSIKAMFYGNLFTTFIIYVPICFIAFGVLSFDQLKNETFPVLTLFEYLEFPFIERIESFIFSLFSLKALITVVMFYWAGDQVFRYSIPQLKPKVSIIILIIISFGISYIPKFLLDVENWLKWIGRAEAIIAMGLPIILLFIIGITTIKRKRVKRG; from the coding sequence ATGAAGGAGAAACTCCATCCTTTTCAAATTACTATCCTTATATACATGATTCAATCAGGAATAACATTATTTAGCTTACCAAGGATAGCAGCAGGTGCATTTGGGACAAATGGATGGATTGGAGTTGCTATAATGTCAATTTTTCCAATGATCAATATCATGTTTATCGCGATGGTTTTCCATTTCGGTAAGGGAAGATCTATATTTGAGATTTTTGAAGACTTGATTCCAAAATTTCTATTGCGGCCATTTTTTCTTTGTTTAGCATTGTTATGGTGTGTACTTGGCATTTTAATTGGAAAGGATTTCGGGTTGTTATTTCGAATGTTATATTTCCCTGAATTATCTCCCACTGTGTATGTATTGTTTATGTTAATTTTTGTTTACTTGCTTGTGAGTAAAGGGCTATATCAAATTGGAAAAACAACCATTATTTTTTTCTTTATGACAATTTGGACCGTTTTTTTAATGGCTCTTTATGTTGAGGAATTTAAATTAACTCGATTAACACCATTTATTTTTAAAGGGGAAAAAGAAATATTAGCTCAAGGGATGGAACTTCTAACTGCTTATTTAGGATATGAGATTATCATCCTTATATTTCCTTACATTTTAAGATCTCGATCATCTATAAAAGCGATGTTCTACGGGAATTTATTTACGACATTTATAATATATGTACCGATTTGCTTCATAGCCTTTGGTGTTTTAAGCTTTGATCAATTAAAAAACGAGACTTTTCCAGTTTTAACTCTATTTGAGTATTTAGAATTTCCTTTTATTGAAAGAATTGAAAGCTTCATATTTAGTCTTTTCTCATTGAAAGCACTAATCACTGTTGTTATGTTTTATTGGGCGGGTGATCAAGTCTTTAGATATTCAATACCTCAACTAAAGCCAAAAGTATCGATTATTATCCTAATCATCATTTCTTTTGGTATTTCATATATTCCTAAATTTTTATTGGATGTTGAGAACTGGTTAAAATGGATTGGAAGAGCAGAGGCAATCATTGCTATGGGTTTACCAATCATCCTTTTGTTTATCATTGGCATTACAACTATAAAAAGAAAAAGGGTGAAAAGAGGGTGA
- a CDS encoding spore germination protein, with protein MLKLLKKFFFNDLQANSKYKENQKHQKPTYSYIEEEFSKCADITKKEYPRIHVQLMYFEYMIAKDIFEKFLFSKIDKLDEKDIVAFLSHSQFQASNDSKEVVNALLAGNIIIFHKNQTYIFAAIDLQTRSIQTAESETIITGSHDAFNEDINTNLSLIRRRVKSSKLKVLKYSIGKITKNTVYILYIEDLAKIDLVNDLKNRMENIKIDAIYDVNMLVQLIEEYPTSPFPQIFTTERPDVMSSKLTEGKIIGLMSNSPYAFSVPATFFDFVHSPDDYNQRWLTGSLIRIFRLFAFLITVTLTALYVSITTFHYAMVPDLLLPSLIKSRSNVPFPPIIEALIMEITIELLREAGARLPTKVGQTIGIVGGIVIGSASVEAGITSNILIIFVAVSAIASFVIPSYVMSSSVRIIRFGFIIMAGFLGNLGICIAFGFLVYSLTSLTSLKAPYLSPISPTHPSNWLDTLIRAPFSTLNNESNISKQRNTSKKNQR; from the coding sequence TTGCTTAAATTACTTAAAAAATTCTTTTTTAATGACTTACAAGCTAATTCTAAATATAAAGAAAACCAAAAACATCAAAAACCTACATACTCTTACATTGAAGAAGAATTTTCAAAATGTGCTGATATTACAAAGAAAGAGTATCCTCGGATTCACGTTCAATTAATGTATTTTGAATATATGATTGCAAAAGATATTTTTGAAAAATTTCTTTTTTCAAAGATTGACAAATTAGATGAGAAAGATATTGTGGCATTTCTTTCACATAGTCAATTTCAAGCTAGCAACGATAGCAAAGAAGTAGTGAATGCACTTCTAGCAGGGAATATAATTATTTTCCATAAAAATCAAACTTATATATTTGCCGCTATTGACTTACAAACACGATCAATACAGACAGCAGAATCTGAAACCATTATCACAGGTTCACATGATGCCTTTAATGAAGATATAAATACAAATTTATCTCTTATTAGAAGAAGAGTAAAAAGCTCTAAATTGAAGGTTTTAAAATATTCTATTGGGAAAATAACAAAAAACACGGTGTATATTTTATATATTGAGGATCTTGCAAAAATAGATTTGGTAAATGATCTTAAAAATAGAATGGAAAACATTAAAATTGATGCCATTTATGATGTGAATATGTTAGTTCAATTAATTGAGGAGTACCCTACTTCCCCTTTTCCTCAGATTTTTACAACTGAACGTCCAGATGTAATGTCTTCTAAACTAACCGAAGGTAAAATTATTGGACTCATGAGCAATAGTCCATATGCTTTTAGTGTACCAGCAACTTTCTTTGATTTTGTACATTCGCCTGATGACTACAATCAACGTTGGCTCACAGGATCATTGATTAGAATATTTAGATTATTTGCATTTTTAATTACAGTGACTCTTACGGCATTGTATGTATCCATTACTACATTTCATTATGCAATGGTACCTGATTTACTATTACCTAGTTTAATTAAATCTAGAAGTAATGTTCCTTTTCCTCCTATCATAGAAGCGCTTATTATGGAGATTACCATTGAGTTGTTAAGAGAAGCGGGAGCACGACTGCCAACAAAAGTTGGACAAACTATTGGGATTGTTGGAGGGATTGTTATCGGCTCAGCTTCCGTTGAAGCAGGTATTACAAGTAATATCTTAATTATTTTTGTTGCCGTTTCTGCAATTGCATCCTTTGTCATTCCTAGTTATGTAATGAGTAGTTCAGTACGAATCATTCGATTTGGATTTATTATAATGGCTGGTTTTCTTGGTAATTTGGGAATTTGTATTGCTTTTGGTTTTTTAGTTTATTCACTTACTAGCCTTACAAGCTTAAAAGCTCCATACCTATCGCCGATCTCACCAACACATCCGTCTAATTGGTTAGACACATTAATTCGTGCTCCTTTCTCAACTTTAAATAATGAGTCTAATATAAGTAAACAGAGAAATACTTCTAAAAAGAATCAACGTTAG
- the hppD gene encoding 4-hydroxyphenylpyruvate dioxygenase, translated as MEKQVFESQVDLEQFFPVSNVDYIEFYVGNAKQACHYFCKTFGFEVIAYSGLETGNRETVSYVIQQNNIRYILTGSLKETSHVTSFVKKHGDGVKDVALVVDNVESAYTEAVKRGAIEILPPTTLKDDNGSIKKAIIGTYGDTIHSLIERTNYNGMFLPGYEPISMNIPYESTGLVAVDHVVGNVEEMDEWVSYYENVMGFKQLLHFDDDDISTEYSALMSKVMTNGGRIKFPINEPAEGKRKSQIQEYLEFNNGAGVQHIALLTEDIIKTVSLLRKNGVEFLDTPDSYYDMLSERVGKIDEEVEKLKQLKILVDRDDEGYLLQIFTKPIVDRPTLFIEVIQRKGAKGFGEGNFKALFESIEREQARRGNL; from the coding sequence ATGGAGAAACAAGTATTTGAAAGTCAAGTAGATCTTGAACAATTTTTCCCTGTCAGTAATGTAGACTATATTGAGTTTTATGTAGGAAACGCAAAACAAGCTTGTCATTATTTTTGTAAAACTTTTGGTTTTGAGGTTATTGCTTATTCTGGATTAGAAACAGGTAATCGAGAAACGGTATCATATGTTATACAACAAAATAATATTCGCTATATTCTAACTGGGTCATTAAAAGAAACAAGTCATGTTACTTCGTTTGTTAAAAAACATGGTGATGGGGTTAAAGACGTAGCTTTAGTCGTTGATAATGTTGAAAGCGCTTATACTGAAGCAGTTAAACGTGGCGCCATTGAAATTTTACCTCCAACAACATTGAAAGATGATAATGGATCAATAAAAAAGGCGATTATCGGTACTTATGGTGACACCATTCATAGTTTAATCGAGCGCACCAACTATAATGGAATGTTTTTGCCAGGTTATGAACCAATTAGCATGAACATTCCATACGAGAGTACAGGTTTAGTAGCTGTTGATCACGTAGTAGGAAACGTAGAAGAAATGGATGAATGGGTAAGTTATTATGAGAATGTCATGGGCTTTAAACAGCTCCTTCATTTTGATGATGACGATATTAGTACGGAATATTCTGCACTCATGTCAAAAGTTATGACGAATGGAGGTAGAATAAAATTCCCAATTAATGAACCTGCCGAAGGCAAGCGAAAGTCACAAATACAGGAATATTTAGAATTTAATAATGGGGCAGGGGTACAGCATATCGCTCTATTAACTGAAGATATTATAAAAACGGTTTCATTATTAAGAAAAAATGGTGTAGAATTTTTAGACACACCAGATTCGTATTATGATATGTTATCTGAGCGTGTTGGGAAAATTGATGAGGAAGTGGAGAAACTTAAGCAATTAAAAATATTAGTTGATCGTGATGATGAAGGATATTTACTACAAATTTTCACAAAACCTATTGTAGATCGTCCTACATTGTTTATTGAGGTCATTCAACGAAAAGGTGCTAAAGGTTTTGGTGAAGGTAATTTTAAGGCATTGTTTGAATCAATTGAACGTGAGCAAGCTAGAAGAGGTAATTTATAG